The Caproicibacterium lactatifermentans genome contains a region encoding:
- a CDS encoding FprA family A-type flavoprotein — translation MPCTQKVTDDIVWVGGSDRRLALFENVFPLPDGISYNAYVILDEKTALMDTADAAIAERFLTNVEGALAGRKLDYLVVNHMEPDHCAMIGEIVRRYPEIKLVGNTKTFRFMEQFFDFPLQDRCITVKEGDTLTLGRHLLHFVMAPMVHWPEVMMSYDSTDKILFSADAFGTFGAFHGPIFADQINFQVRYVDEARRYYTNIVGKYGPQVQAVLKKATGLDIAILCPLHGPIWRKDLGWILDKYDKWSRYEPEEKGVVIAYGSMYGNTEAAAEELANLLAQKGVTALRLYDVSKTDSSYLISDLFRFSNFVLAAPTYNNGVYLPMNALLHDIAALNLQNRQYSLISNGSWAPISGKKMDEALNKLKGMQQVGETVQFRSSLKAEQLPQLKALAQAICDSLK, via the coding sequence ATACCCTGCACACAAAAAGTAACTGATGATATTGTCTGGGTTGGCGGCAGTGACCGGCGGCTTGCCCTGTTTGAAAATGTATTTCCTCTGCCGGATGGTATCAGCTATAATGCCTATGTTATTTTGGACGAAAAAACAGCCCTGATGGACACGGCAGACGCGGCGATTGCCGAGCGCTTCCTAACCAACGTGGAGGGTGCACTTGCCGGACGGAAGCTCGACTATCTGGTTGTGAACCACATGGAACCCGACCACTGCGCCATGATTGGCGAAATTGTGCGCCGTTACCCGGAAATTAAACTGGTGGGCAATACCAAAACATTCCGTTTTATGGAGCAGTTCTTTGACTTCCCACTGCAGGACCGCTGCATAACCGTCAAAGAAGGCGATACCCTGACACTGGGCCGTCACCTGCTGCACTTCGTCATGGCGCCCATGGTGCACTGGCCGGAAGTCATGATGTCCTATGACAGCACAGATAAAATTCTGTTCTCTGCGGACGCTTTCGGTACATTCGGCGCTTTCCACGGTCCAATTTTCGCCGACCAGATCAACTTCCAGGTACGCTACGTTGATGAAGCCCGCCGCTATTACACCAACATTGTCGGCAAATACGGCCCGCAGGTGCAGGCTGTGCTGAAAAAAGCGACTGGTTTGGACATTGCCATACTCTGCCCGCTGCACGGTCCCATTTGGCGCAAGGACCTCGGCTGGATTTTGGACAAGTACGACAAATGGAGCCGGTATGAGCCAGAAGAAAAGGGCGTAGTGATTGCCTACGGTTCTATGTACGGCAACACGGAAGCGGCAGCTGAAGAATTGGCCAATCTGCTGGCACAGAAGGGTGTAACCGCCCTGCGGCTGTATGATGTTTCCAAGACAGATTCCTCCTATCTCATCTCTGATCTGTTCCGTTTCAGCAACTTTGTGCTTGCTGCTCCGACCTACAACAACGGCGTTTACCTGCCCATGAATGCCCTGCTGCATGACATTGCGGCGCTCAACCTGCAAAACCGGCAGTATTCCCTTATCAGCAACGGCAGCTGGGCACCTATCAGCGGCAAAAAGATGGACGAAGCCCTGAACAAACTGAAAGGAATGCAGCAGGTCGGCGAAACTGTGCAGTTCCGTTCCAGCCTGAAGGCAGAGCAGCTTCCGCAGCTGAAAGCACTAGCACAGGCAATCTGTGATTCTTTAAAATAA
- a CDS encoding VOC family protein: protein MNFQSTLIVVHDMERSKAFYCRLFNMTVTADFGENVTLSDHLSLQTLNSWRKFVNRSDNEIQFGGCSGELYFETDDMTVFQVRLESLYPDIEYITPPEEQPWGQQVTRFYDPDHHIIEVGEKLETVARRFLAVGFSSADTAKRMQVPEEMVQHIAEEDDAELLFSLMV, encoded by the coding sequence ATGAATTTTCAGAGTACTTTAATTGTTGTACACGACATGGAACGTTCCAAGGCCTTTTACTGCCGCCTGTTTAACATGACTGTTACTGCCGATTTTGGCGAAAACGTCACTCTTTCTGACCATCTCTCCCTGCAAACACTGAACAGCTGGAGGAAATTCGTAAATAGATCCGACAATGAAATCCAGTTTGGCGGCTGTTCCGGGGAACTTTATTTTGAAACAGATGATATGACCGTATTTCAGGTCCGTCTGGAAAGCCTTTATCCGGATATTGAGTATATCACCCCGCCGGAAGAACAGCCGTGGGGGCAGCAGGTCACGCGTTTCTATGACCCCGACCACCATATCATCGAAGTTGGCGAAAAACTGGAAACTGTTGCACGGCGTTTCCTTGCGGTTGGCTTTTCCTCCGCTGACACCGCAAAGCGAATGCAGGTCCCCGAAGAAATGGTTCAGCACATCGCAGAGGAGGACGATGCGGAACTGCTATTTTCCCTGATGGTTTAA
- the gdhA gene encoding NADP-specific glutamate dehydrogenase yields MSFKSSYLNEVYEGLAKRNAEQKEFLQAVREVFESLEPVVAAHPGLEKNGIMERLTEPERAVLFRVPWVDDSGKVRVNRGYRVQFSSAIGPYKGGLRFHPSVNLSIIKFLGFEQTFKNSLTGLPMGGGKGGSDFDPKGKSDTEVMRFCQSFMTELYRHIGPNCDVPAGDIGVGGREIGYLFGQYKRIRNEFTGVLTGKGIPYGGSLARTEATGYGLCYFTKEMLAANGMSFEGKKIVISGSGNVATYANQKATQLGGRVIAMSDSNGYIVDENGIDYKVIKEIKEVKRARIKTYPEYVSGAKYVEGSSGIWNVPCDIALPCATQNELPLEGAKALVSNGCKAVAEGANMPSTPEAIAYLQANNILFAPAKASNAGGVATSGLEMSQNSLRLSWTFDEVDERLHNIMKNIYANAAQAAEIYGMKGNLVAGANIAGFTKVADAMIAHGIV; encoded by the coding sequence ATGTCATTTAAAAGTTCCTATCTCAATGAAGTGTACGAAGGTCTTGCCAAGCGCAACGCGGAGCAGAAAGAATTTCTGCAGGCCGTCCGTGAAGTGTTCGAGTCCCTGGAACCGGTGGTTGCCGCTCACCCGGGGCTGGAAAAGAACGGCATTATGGAGCGCCTGACTGAGCCGGAACGTGCGGTGCTGTTCCGCGTTCCGTGGGTGGATGACAGCGGAAAAGTACGCGTAAACCGCGGCTACCGTGTACAGTTTAGCTCTGCCATTGGCCCCTACAAGGGCGGCCTGCGCTTTCACCCCAGCGTGAACCTTTCCATCATTAAATTCCTCGGTTTTGAGCAGACATTTAAAAACAGCCTGACCGGCCTGCCCATGGGCGGCGGCAAGGGCGGCAGTGACTTCGACCCGAAGGGCAAATCCGACACGGAAGTCATGCGCTTCTGCCAGAGCTTTATGACCGAGCTGTACCGCCACATTGGCCCGAACTGCGACGTTCCCGCCGGCGATATTGGTGTCGGCGGCCGTGAAATCGGCTATCTGTTTGGTCAGTATAAGCGTATCCGCAACGAATTTACCGGCGTTCTGACCGGCAAGGGAATTCCCTATGGCGGCTCCCTTGCCCGTACAGAAGCGACCGGATACGGCCTGTGCTACTTTACCAAGGAAATGCTGGCTGCCAACGGCATGAGCTTCGAGGGCAAAAAAATCGTCATTTCCGGTTCCGGAAACGTGGCAACCTATGCAAACCAGAAGGCTACCCAGTTGGGCGGCAGGGTTATTGCCATGAGTGATTCCAACGGCTATATTGTCGACGAGAACGGCATTGACTACAAAGTAATTAAAGAAATTAAAGAAGTCAAGCGTGCGCGCATCAAAACCTACCCCGAATATGTGTCAGGCGCAAAATATGTCGAGGGCAGCTCCGGTATTTGGAACGTCCCGTGTGACATTGCCCTGCCCTGCGCTACTCAGAACGAGCTGCCGCTGGAGGGCGCAAAAGCACTGGTTTCCAACGGCTGCAAGGCTGTCGCAGAAGGTGCCAACATGCCTTCCACACCGGAGGCCATCGCCTACCTGCAGGCAAACAACATTCTGTTTGCGCCGGCAAAGGCTTCCAACGCAGGCGGCGTAGCCACCAGCGGTTTGGAAATGAGCCAGAACTCCCTGCGTCTGTCCTGGACTTTCGATGAAGTGGACGAGCGCCTGCACAACATTATGAAAAATATCTATGCTAACGCAGCACAGGCTGCTGAAATATACGGCATGAAGGGCAACCTGGTCGCAGGCGCCAATATTGCTGGCTTCACCAAGGTTGCAGACGCTATGATTGCACATGGTATTGTCTGA
- the prmA gene encoding 50S ribosomal protein L11 methyltransferase produces MDWTEVTVTVPQKDSEQAEAIAQMVVPYGIYIEDYSDLEQGAREIAHINLIDEDLLKKDRSHIIIHVYLQPQDSPKEAVAFLSEHLRAAGIDNTIGTANCRMEDWVNNWKKYFHPMPVGEKLLIQPSWEKPAESGGRIVLHLEPGLAFGTGTHETTRLCMQMLEEYVKRGAQVLDVGCGSGILSVAALLLGADHAVGVDIDELAVKTAKQNAARNGVEKQFTGICGDLTEKVGGTYDVVVANIVADVIIELTANVQRFFNPNAVYLMSGIIDEREEDVLKVLKPDFQILQRREERGWVALAAKLHTED; encoded by the coding sequence ATGGATTGGACAGAAGTGACCGTAACCGTACCACAAAAAGACAGCGAACAGGCGGAAGCCATTGCACAAATGGTCGTGCCTTACGGTATTTATATTGAAGATTATTCAGACCTGGAGCAGGGCGCACGGGAAATTGCCCATATCAACTTGATTGATGAGGATTTATTGAAAAAGGACCGTTCCCATATCATCATTCACGTTTACCTGCAGCCGCAGGACAGCCCGAAGGAGGCGGTTGCGTTCCTTTCGGAACACCTGCGCGCGGCCGGTATCGACAACACCATCGGAACGGCGAACTGCCGTATGGAGGATTGGGTAAACAATTGGAAAAAGTATTTCCATCCCATGCCAGTCGGCGAAAAGCTGCTGATTCAGCCTTCCTGGGAAAAGCCGGCGGAAAGCGGCGGCCGCATTGTGCTGCATTTGGAACCGGGGCTGGCCTTTGGCACCGGCACCCATGAAACAACCCGTCTGTGTATGCAGATGCTGGAAGAGTATGTGAAGCGCGGCGCACAGGTCTTGGATGTGGGCTGCGGCAGCGGTATTTTGTCGGTCGCGGCGCTGCTGCTGGGTGCTGACCACGCGGTGGGTGTGGATATTGACGAACTGGCGGTAAAAACCGCCAAACAGAATGCTGCCCGCAACGGTGTGGAAAAACAGTTTACCGGTATCTGCGGCGACCTGACGGAGAAAGTCGGCGGCACTTATGATGTAGTCGTCGCCAATATTGTTGCGGATGTGATTATCGAGCTGACCGCCAATGTACAGCGCTTTTTTAATCCCAATGCGGTTTATTTGATGAGCGGCATTATTGACGAACGGGAAGAGGACGTGCTGAAAGTATTGAAGCCGGACTTCCAAATCCTGCAGCGGCGGGAAGAGCGCGGCTGGGTTGCGCTGGCGGCAAAGCTGCATACGGAGGACTGA
- a CDS encoding oligosaccharide flippase family protein, whose protein sequence is MQYRWYRRTKVQGAVKINRRTFLYSTCWLTLESTILRLSGIWMRGWICETLGSVQMGRYQLIFSVFALGVVLSASGANFAATRLTAEHGYNRRTLRRCLLLGLLVSGIAAAGLYGCAPLLSPFLGNPASLRILIPGLPCIAVSAALKGCFVAEGHTGAPIAAELLEQGTGIGLSLLLVPGSTAPLTMLMLASTLSEGCACLFIAAAYFHRYGRKPQRGPQKAPVQWKEAVRIGGPVTTGTGLRSLLFSLENLLIPRGLSTHTGAENALAQYGLVQGMVLPILQFPSALLFAAITLLVPELARCCARHFTKRIQLVTSRAFRLTLCFSFASAALIAAFAFPLCHLFYRNTQGALLLRVTAPLLPLMYVDSVVDGMLKGLDQQTWSLFCNLTDSCMRVLWCAFVLPYLGLPGYILMLFLSEIYNAALSISRLLKVADVEISPIWVFLPAGGAVLLYVILRQFVP, encoded by the coding sequence TTGCAATATAGATGGTACAGACGGACAAAGGTGCAGGGGGCGGTTAAAATAAACAGACGTACCTTTTTGTACAGCACCTGCTGGTTGACACTGGAAAGCACCATTCTGCGCCTTTCCGGCATTTGGATGCGCGGCTGGATATGCGAAACGCTCGGTTCGGTGCAGATGGGGCGGTATCAGCTGATTTTTTCCGTTTTCGCGCTGGGGGTAGTGCTGTCCGCTTCTGGTGCCAATTTCGCCGCAACACGCTTGACCGCAGAGCACGGCTATAACCGCCGGACACTGCGCCGCTGCCTGCTGCTGGGGCTGTTGGTCAGCGGTATTGCGGCGGCTGGGCTGTACGGTTGCGCACCGCTGCTGTCGCCGTTTTTGGGCAATCCAGCTTCTCTGCGCATTTTGATTCCAGGGCTGCCCTGCATTGCCGTTTCCGCTGCGCTGAAAGGCTGTTTTGTCGCTGAAGGACACACCGGCGCCCCGATAGCCGCCGAATTGCTGGAGCAAGGCACCGGGATTGGTCTCAGCCTATTGCTGGTGCCGGGTTCCACCGCGCCGCTGACTATGCTAATGTTGGCATCTACTCTTTCTGAAGGCTGTGCCTGCTTGTTTATAGCCGCTGCCTACTTCCACCGGTACGGCCGAAAGCCGCAGCGAGGCCCGCAAAAAGCACCTGTTCAGTGGAAAGAAGCCGTGCGTATCGGCGGCCCGGTTACTACAGGCACCGGCCTGCGCAGCCTATTGTTTTCGCTGGAAAACCTGCTGATTCCGCGCGGCCTGTCCACACATACCGGCGCGGAAAATGCCCTTGCACAGTATGGGCTGGTGCAGGGCATGGTCCTGCCGATTTTGCAGTTTCCCAGCGCACTGCTTTTTGCCGCCATTACGCTGCTGGTGCCGGAGCTTGCCCGCTGCTGTGCCCGCCATTTTACAAAGCGTATCCAGCTGGTAACCAGCCGTGCCTTCCGCCTGACACTGTGTTTCTCCTTTGCCTCTGCCGCCCTGATAGCCGCCTTTGCCTTTCCGCTGTGCCACCTGTTTTATCGAAACACACAGGGTGCCCTGCTGCTGCGCGTCACCGCGCCGCTTCTTCCACTGATGTACGTTGACAGCGTTGTGGACGGTATGCTGAAAGGGCTGGACCAGCAGACATGGTCTTTATTCTGTAATTTAACAGATTCCTGTATGCGCGTTTTATGGTGTGCGTTTGTGCTGCCGTACCTTGGGCTGCCCGGATATATTCTCATGTTATTCCTAAGTGAAATATACAATGCGGCACTCAGCATTTCCCGTCTTTTAAAAGTGGCGGACGTTGAAATTTCGCCTATATGGGTTTTTCTGCCTGCAGGCGGCGCTGTTCTTTTATATGTCATTCTGCGGCAGTTTGTTCCATAA
- the ilvA gene encoding threonine ammonia-lyase, with protein sequence MLTLDKVYHAAFVLKEVARKTDLLPAPELSDGCQVYLKTENLQVTGSFKVRGAYYKISQLNEEEKKKGVIACSAGNHAQGVALAAAHNGIDALICIPATAPISKVEATKRYGAQVCLVPGVYDDAHNKAVELQKESGRTLIHPFDDPDVIAGQGTIGLELLEQLPDMDAVIVPVGGGGLLSGIAFTVKSLSPNCKVYGVQAAGAPGMVQSLKDGKPEELEGVRTFADGIAVKCPGGLTYSLCKKYVDKVVTVTDDEIAAAVLALIEQHKLITEGAGAASVAAVMAGKLDLKGKKVACVLSGGNIDVTILSKVINRGLLKAGRNTDLTISLMDRPGELKEISAIIADLGGNVVSVFHDRSDADADVSGCYLRLRMETRNWDHVRQIRNAIAAAGYHICN encoded by the coding sequence ATGCTGACGCTTGACAAAGTTTACCATGCAGCTTTTGTACTGAAAGAAGTAGCCCGTAAAACCGACCTGCTTCCGGCACCAGAACTTTCCGATGGCTGCCAGGTTTATCTGAAAACCGAGAACTTACAGGTGACAGGTTCCTTTAAGGTGCGCGGTGCCTACTATAAAATCAGTCAGCTGAACGAAGAGGAGAAAAAGAAGGGCGTTATCGCCTGCTCTGCCGGCAACCATGCGCAGGGCGTGGCCCTTGCCGCCGCGCACAACGGCATTGATGCGCTTATCTGTATTCCGGCAACGGCACCTATCAGTAAGGTAGAAGCGACCAAACGCTACGGTGCGCAGGTCTGCCTGGTGCCCGGTGTGTATGACGACGCGCACAACAAAGCGGTTGAGCTGCAGAAGGAGAGCGGCCGCACACTGATTCATCCTTTTGATGACCCGGACGTCATTGCGGGGCAGGGTACGATTGGGCTTGAACTTTTGGAACAGCTGCCGGATATGGACGCGGTAATTGTGCCGGTCGGCGGTGGCGGGCTGCTTTCCGGAATCGCTTTTACGGTGAAGTCGTTGAGCCCGAACTGCAAAGTGTATGGCGTGCAGGCGGCCGGTGCACCCGGCATGGTGCAGTCGCTGAAAGACGGCAAGCCGGAAGAGCTGGAGGGGGTACGTACCTTTGCGGACGGCATTGCGGTGAAGTGCCCCGGCGGCCTGACTTATTCCCTGTGTAAAAAGTATGTGGATAAAGTGGTGACCGTCACGGACGACGAAATTGCCGCCGCTGTGCTGGCACTGATTGAACAGCATAAATTGATTACGGAAGGTGCCGGTGCGGCGTCCGTTGCAGCAGTGATGGCCGGAAAATTGGACTTGAAAGGCAAAAAAGTGGCCTGCGTACTTTCCGGTGGAAACATTGATGTCACCATTCTCAGCAAGGTTATCAACCGCGGCCTGCTGAAAGCCGGCCGCAATACCGACCTGACTATCAGCCTGATGGACCGTCCCGGCGAACTGAAAGAAATTTCCGCTATCATTGCGGACCTCGGCGGCAATGTCGTCAGCGTATTCCACGACCGTTCCGACGCGGACGCCGACGTTTCCGGCTGCTACCTGCGTCTGCGTATGGAAACCCGCAACTGGGACCATGTGCGCCAAATTCGCAACGCAATCGCTGCTGCCGGCTATCATATCTGCAACTAA
- the ilvN gene encoding acetolactate synthase small subunit, producing the protein MYEDGNEKEYVLSILAKNNPGVLLRISGLFSRRCYNILSIVACQTEDTDYSRILIVVSGDDRIVRQVDKQVSKLVDVVNVTVLQRERAVIREHLLMKVHRTAQNGEKLVELASVFHANILDVEPESMILELTGDAGTINSFIQLANPYGVLQILRTGSMAMQK; encoded by the coding sequence ATGTATGAAGATGGAAATGAGAAAGAATATGTATTGTCTATTTTGGCGAAAAACAATCCAGGTGTGTTGCTGCGCATTTCTGGACTTTTCAGCCGCCGCTGCTACAACATTCTTTCCATTGTTGCCTGCCAGACGGAGGACACCGATTATTCCCGCATTTTAATTGTTGTGTCCGGCGATGACCGCATTGTAAGGCAGGTGGATAAACAGGTTAGTAAATTAGTGGATGTGGTGAATGTAACGGTTTTGCAGCGGGAAAGAGCCGTCATTCGGGAACACCTGCTGATGAAAGTACACCGGACGGCGCAGAACGGCGAAAAGCTGGTGGAACTTGCCAGTGTGTTCCATGCCAATATTTTGGATGTGGAACCGGAATCTATGATTTTGGAACTGACCGGTGATGCTGGTACGATAAACTCCTTTATTCAGCTTGCCAATCCCTATGGGGTGCTGCAGATTCTGCGGACCGGCTCCATGGCCATGCAGAAATAG
- the ilvB gene encoding biosynthetic-type acetolactate synthase large subunit has translation MLLTGAQIIMECLLEQNVDTVFGYPGGAVLNIYDALYEYQDRIWHIRTAHEQGAAHAADGYARSTGRVGVCIATSGPGATNLVTGIATAYMDSVPMVAITGNVNVDLLGLDSFQEVDITGITMPVTKHNFLVKHIEDLADTLRQAFQIAQSGRPGPVLVDIPKDVTGQKYEYQKQQPLPLAPPPSPSEECLQQAAQMLDKSKRPFLYLGGGVITSGAAEEARTFAKRLDAPVSESLMAQGAFDAHDPRYMGMLGMHGTKTSAEALHNCDLFVAVGTRFSDRVLCNAGLFARHCPILQIDIDAAEFSKNIEVDLRVEGDALEVLRSLLALLPQKEHPEWMQQVAVWQKQYPLTQTAASGAAPKDIIETLDRLTDSNAIISTEVGQHQMWTAQFYKFRQPRQFLSSGGLGTMGYGLGAALGAQAANPDRKVVNIAGDGGLHMNCVELATAAHYQLPVVELLINNSVLGMVRQWQKLFYGSRFSQTMLDTNTDFCKLAEAFGVKAYRIHNNEEIEPVLKQALAEKGPVLVDCWVDRDVNVLPMVPAGASVENPMLEM, from the coding sequence ATGTTGCTGACTGGTGCACAGATTATTATGGAATGTCTGCTGGAACAGAACGTGGATACAGTATTCGGCTATCCGGGCGGGGCTGTGCTGAATATATATGATGCGCTGTATGAGTATCAGGATCGTATCTGGCATATCCGCACGGCACATGAACAGGGAGCTGCCCATGCTGCGGACGGCTATGCACGTTCTACCGGACGGGTAGGCGTGTGTATTGCCACTTCCGGGCCGGGCGCCACAAATTTGGTTACAGGAATTGCAACCGCATATATGGACAGTGTGCCAATGGTCGCAATTACCGGAAACGTCAATGTAGACCTGCTTGGGCTGGACTCTTTTCAGGAAGTGGACATTACCGGTATTACCATGCCGGTGACAAAGCATAATTTCCTGGTTAAACATATTGAAGACTTGGCGGATACCCTGCGGCAGGCGTTCCAGATTGCACAGTCCGGCAGACCGGGGCCGGTGCTGGTGGATATTCCAAAAGATGTAACCGGGCAGAAGTATGAATACCAAAAGCAGCAGCCGCTGCCGCTTGCGCCGCCGCCATCTCCTTCGGAAGAATGTTTGCAGCAGGCGGCACAGATGTTAGACAAAAGCAAGCGGCCGTTCCTGTACCTGGGCGGCGGCGTCATTACGTCCGGTGCCGCGGAAGAAGCGCGGACCTTTGCCAAACGGCTGGACGCACCGGTGAGTGAATCCCTGATGGCACAGGGGGCCTTTGACGCACACGACCCCCGCTACATGGGAATGCTGGGTATGCACGGCACCAAAACCAGCGCGGAGGCGCTGCACAACTGTGACCTGTTTGTGGCGGTTGGCACCCGCTTTTCGGACCGGGTTCTGTGCAATGCGGGCCTGTTTGCACGGCACTGCCCCATTCTGCAAATCGATATTGATGCTGCGGAGTTCAGCAAAAATATAGAAGTGGACCTGCGGGTGGAGGGCGATGCTCTTGAAGTGCTGCGGAGTCTGCTGGCCTTGCTGCCGCAGAAGGAGCACCCTGAATGGATGCAGCAGGTCGCGGTGTGGCAGAAACAGTATCCGCTGACACAGACCGCCGCGTCCGGCGCTGCTCCCAAGGATATCATTGAAACGCTGGACCGTCTGACCGATTCCAACGCGATTATCTCGACAGAAGTAGGGCAGCACCAGATGTGGACAGCACAGTTCTATAAATTCCGTCAGCCGCGTCAGTTCCTTTCTTCCGGCGGGCTGGGCACTATGGGCTACGGACTTGGCGCGGCGCTGGGCGCACAGGCGGCAAATCCAGACCGAAAAGTAGTCAATATTGCGGGCGACGGCGGCCTGCATATGAACTGTGTGGAGCTTGCGACAGCGGCACATTATCAGCTGCCGGTGGTGGAACTGCTGATAAACAACTCTGTGTTGGGAATGGTCCGGCAGTGGCAGAAACTGTTTTACGGCAGTCGCTTTTCGCAGACGATGCTGGACACCAACACCGACTTTTGCAAGCTGGCCGAAGCGTTTGGCGTGAAGGCATACCGCATTCATAACAATGAAGAGATTGAACCGGTCCTGAAACAGGCACTGGCAGAAAAAGGACCGGTACTGGTGGATTGCTGGGTAGACCGTGATGTCAATGTCCTGCCGATGGTGCCGGCTGGTGCCAGCGTGGAGAACCCAATGCTGGAGATGTAA
- the thrS gene encoding threonine--tRNA ligase gives MINVTLKSDVRSFEPGVTVAEVAKSIGPGLYKAACVGRVDGKVVDLRTPLTKDCKLEILTFDNEDGKRAYWHTTSHIMAQAVQHLCPEAKFAIGPSIDHGFYYDFDLPRTLTPEDMTAIEAEMKKIIKQDIPLERVEVSPEEAMKMMEDAHQDYKVELIQEHSGKGEKITFYKQGDYIDLCAGPHLMSTGCVKAVKLTNCTGAYWRADAKNKMLQRVYGISFPKRADLDHYVEMLEEAKKRDHRKLGRELNLFTFMEEGPGFPFFLPKGVVLRNLLLDYWRDVHKKAGYQEISTPVILSRKLWERSGHWAHYKDNMYTTVIDGEDYAIKPMNCPGGMLVYKTQMRSYKDLPLRLGEIGLVHRHELSGALHGLMRVRCFHQDDAHIFMAPEQMKSEIQGVVRLIDSVYKTFGFPYHIELSTMPEDHMGDEKTWDDATRILREAVTGMGYDYDVNEGDGAFYGPKLDFHLTDCLGRTWQCGTIQLDFQLPERFELEYTGADGQKHRPIMLHRVVFGSIERFIGILTEHFAGAFPVWLSPVQVQVLPIAERHQEYAHKLCDALEAAGLRVEVDGRNEKIGYKIREAQMQKTPYMLVIGDKEAEAGNVSVRHRKAGDLGSMSLEAFITRVQKEVADKALD, from the coding sequence ATGATAAATGTCACACTGAAAAGTGACGTCCGCTCCTTTGAGCCCGGCGTCACAGTAGCAGAAGTAGCCAAAAGCATCGGTCCTGGTCTGTATAAAGCGGCCTGTGTTGGCCGCGTAGACGGCAAGGTCGTAGACCTGCGCACCCCGCTGACCAAAGACTGCAAGCTGGAAATCCTCACGTTTGACAACGAAGACGGCAAGCGTGCCTATTGGCATACAACTTCTCATATTATGGCACAGGCAGTTCAGCACCTGTGCCCAGAGGCAAAGTTCGCCATTGGCCCTTCCATTGACCATGGCTTCTATTATGATTTTGACCTGCCCCGTACCCTTACACCGGAAGATATGACTGCAATCGAAGCGGAAATGAAAAAAATCATCAAACAGGACATTCCGCTGGAACGTGTAGAGGTTTCACCGGAAGAAGCCATGAAGATGATGGAGGACGCCCATCAGGACTATAAGGTGGAGCTGATTCAGGAGCACAGCGGCAAAGGCGAAAAGATTACATTCTATAAGCAGGGCGATTATATTGACCTGTGTGCCGGCCCGCACCTGATGAGCACCGGCTGTGTTAAGGCAGTGAAGCTGACAAACTGCACCGGCGCTTATTGGCGTGCCGATGCCAAAAATAAGATGCTGCAGCGTGTTTACGGCATTTCTTTCCCCAAAAGGGCGGACTTGGACCACTATGTGGAGATGTTGGAAGAAGCCAAGAAGCGTGACCACCGCAAACTGGGCCGTGAACTGAACTTATTTACATTCATGGAGGAGGGTCCGGGCTTCCCGTTCTTCCTGCCGAAGGGGGTTGTCCTGCGCAACCTGCTGCTGGACTACTGGCGGGATGTGCACAAAAAGGCCGGCTATCAGGAGATTTCCACACCGGTTATCCTCAGCCGTAAGCTGTGGGAACGCAGCGGCCATTGGGCACATTATAAAGATAATATGTATACAACCGTCATTGACGGCGAAGATTATGCGATTAAGCCGATGAACTGCCCCGGCGGTATGCTGGTTTATAAGACACAGATGCGTTCCTATAAGGACCTGCCGCTCCGTCTTGGTGAAATCGGACTGGTGCACCGCCATGAACTGTCCGGCGCACTGCACGGTTTGATGCGTGTACGCTGCTTCCACCAGGATGATGCGCATATCTTTATGGCACCGGAACAGATGAAGAGTGAAATTCAGGGCGTTGTCCGTCTGATTGACAGTGTCTATAAAACCTTTGGCTTCCCGTATCACATTGAACTTTCCACAATGCCGGAAGACCACATGGGCGATGAAAAGACTTGGGACGACGCGACACGCATTCTGCGTGAAGCAGTAACCGGGATGGGCTATGATTATGATGTCAACGAAGGCGACGGTGCTTTCTACGGCCCGAAGCTCGACTTCCATCTGACAGACTGCCTTGGCCGTACCTGGCAGTGCGGTACCATTCAGCTGGACTTCCAGCTGCCGGAACGCTTCGAGTTGGAATATACCGGCGCAGACGGACAGAAACACCGCCCGATTATGCTGCACCGTGTAGTCTTTGGCTCCATTGAACGTTTCATCGGTATCCTTACCGAACACTTTGCCGGTGCATTCCCAGTTTGGCTTTCTCCTGTGCAGGTACAGGTCCTGCCTATTGCAGAACGCCATCAGGAGTATGCGCACAAGCTGTGTGATGCACTGGAAGCAGCCGGCCTGCGTGTAGAGGTTGATGGCCGCAACGAGAAGATTGGCTACAAAATTCGTGAAGCACAAATGCAGAAGACGCCGTATATGCTGGTCATCGGCGATAAAGAAGCGGAAGCTGGGAATGTTTCTGTACGTCACCGCAAGGCGGGCGACCTTGGCAGTATGTCCCTGGAAGCCTTCATTACGCGTGTACAGAAAGAAGTAGCAGACAAAGCGCTGGACTGA